From a single Nymphaea colorata isolate Beijing-Zhang1983 chromosome 4, ASM883128v2, whole genome shotgun sequence genomic region:
- the LOC116253093 gene encoding pre-mRNA-processing factor 19-like, which translates to MFCAISGVTPEEPVVSKRSGLLFERRLIERHISEYGKCPVTGEPLTMEDIVSVKTNKAVKPRPVQAASIPGMLGLFQNEWDALMLSNFALEQQLHTARQELSHALYQHDAACRVIARVKKERDEARALLAQAERQIPLNAPAGVPVNASVISNGKRAAEEEDLGPGGKRIRPGISAAIIEELTECNAVLSGQRKKRQIPPTLASKESLMSYTQISSHPLHKTNKPGILSVDIHPTKDVIATGGVDTNSIIFDRSSGQILSTLSGHTKKVTCVKFVPRDELFITGSGDKTVRVWRGSENDDYSCLHVLKDHTAEVQAVSVHATHNYFVTASMDATWCFYDITSGMCLSQVQKADDSAGEDGYTSAAFHPDGLILGTGTSGAAVRIWDVKTQTNVATFDGHVGPVTAISFSENGYFLATAARDGVKLWDLRKLKNFRSFSPYEPNTPTNSVEFDHSGAYLAIAGSDIRIYNVGSVKQEWDCINTLPDLSGTDRITSVKFGVDAKYLAVGTMDRNLRFFGLPVAGAEEP; encoded by the exons ATGTTCTGTGCAA TATCCGGCGTTACGCCGGAGGAGCCCGTGGTTTCGAAGAGATCCGGACTTCTGTTCGAGAGACGGTTGATCGAACGACATATATCG GAGTATGGGAAATGTCCTGTTACTGGAGAGCCTCTTACTATGGAGGACATCGTTTCGGTGAAGACGAATAAG GCCGTCAAGCCAAGGCCTGTTCAAGCTGCAAGCATTCCAGGGATGCTCGGGTTGTTCCAAAAT GAGTGGGATGCTCTGATGTTGTCTAATTTTGCACTGGAGCAGCAGCTGCATACTGCGAGACAAGAGCTAAGTCATGCATTATACCAG CATGATGCTGCTTGCCGAGTCATAGCAAGAGTTAAGAAGGAAAGGGATGAAGCAAGGGCTTTACTGGCTCAGGCAGAGAGACAGATTCCCCTCAATGCACCTGCTGGTGTCCCAGTGAATGCCTCAGTTATTAGCAATGGCAAAAGAG CTGCTGAAGAAGAGGATTTGGGTCCTGGTGGAAAGAGAATCCGTCCTGGCATATCTGCAGCTATTATTGAGGAACTCACAGAATGCAATGCAGTACTGTCAGGGCAAAGGAAGAAGCGTCAG ATTCCCCCAACATTGGCATCGAAAGAATCGCTAATGAGTTACACTCAGATTTCTAGTCATCCACTGCACAAGACCAACAAACCAGGCATTCTATCTGTAGATATCCATCCGACAAAA GATGTCATTGCAACAGGTGGTGTTGACACAAATTCTATAATTTTTGACCGATCTTCTGGCCAGATTCTTTCCACTCTTAGTGGGCACACGAAGAAG GTTACATGTGTTAAATTTGTGCCTCGAGATGAGTTGTTTATAACTGGTTCAGGTGATAAG ACGGTCCGTGTATGGAGAGGGTCTGAAAATGACGACTATAGTTGCCTACATGTCCTGAAGGATCATACAGCCGAG GTGCAAGCTGTATCAGTACATGCCACACATAATTACTTTGTGACTGCTTCAATGGATGCCACATGGTGCTTTTATGATATTACTTCAGGAATGTGCCTCTCACAAGTCCAGAAG GCTGATGATTCCGCTGGTGAGGACGGTTATACTTCTGCTGCTTTTCATCCCGATGGTCTTATCCTTGGGACTGGAACTTCGGGAGCTGCAGTCAGAATTTGGGATGTAAAGACTCAG ACAAATGTAGCAACATTTGATGGACATGTTGGGCCTGTTACTGCCATCTCCTTCTCAGAAAATGGATATTTTCTTGCG acAGCAGCAAGGGATGGTGTGAAACTCTGGGATCTGCGCAAGTTGAAGAACTTCAGGTCCTTCAGCCCTTATGAGCCAAATACACCTACAAATTCTG TGGAATTTGATCACAGTGGTGCCTACCTTGCAATTGCCGGTTCAGACATAAG GATCTATAATGTTGGTAGTGTCAAGCAGGAATGGGATTGTATTAACACCTTGCCAGATTTGTCAGGaacag ATCGAATTACGTCTGTGAAATTTGGGGTTGATGCGAAATACTTGGCAGTGGGAACCATGGACAGAAATCTTCGATTCTTTGGCCTGCCTGTTGCTGGAGCAGAAGAACCGTGA
- the LOC116253289 gene encoding uncharacterized protein LOC116253289 yields MLQEVIRPPEPHSPDDLSVVSTVLFDFGVDDVLFAEALRNPPEVSTSSCSDDTCFSSSSQSAPRHQNPCVADLTPPLPRQQQDFPLAFVPALPLNDQFDLSPLQPFSNSSPYGDNAAGPALSYALPAPLGFESSPPMPCVFGPPFEAEEECLSPFANFVQAVALAPVLHGGMSPSIPVDQGRPFSAGSVHLIPVEPAPTLELHPVRDGGVFAAGALRRVYSAGDIQGLHHDQKQQLVGGACGSTPRSDSAAPLEDSAFKVGRYSVEERKQRIHRYLKKRNERNFNKKIKYACRKTLADSRPRVRGRFAKNDDFNDPTVPNSRRHYDDDEEEVDNIAEGKEQDLVDSSDIFAHISGVNAFNTNFPIQSWT; encoded by the exons ATGTTGCAGGAAGTGATTCGTCCGCCGGAGCCGCATTCACCT GATGATCTCTCGGTGGTATCTACCGTGCTTTTCGACTTCGGCGTGGACGACGTCCTCTTCGCCGAGGCGCTGAGGAACCCACCGGAAGTCTCCACTTCCAGCTGCTCCGACGATACctgcttctcctcctcctcccagtCCGCACCCCGCCACCAGAATCCCTGCGTGGCTGACCTCACACCGCCGCTCCCACGCCAGCAACAGGATTTCCCGCTGGCCTTCGTACCGGCTCTCCCCTTGAACGACCAGTTCGACCTCTCCCCTCTCCAGCCTTTCTCCAACTCCTCCCCTTACGGGGATAACGCCGCCGGACCCGCTCTGAGCTATGCCCTCCCGGCTCCACTCGGGTTCGAGTCATCCCCACCGATGCCCTGCGTCTTCGGACCGCCGTTCGAAGCGGAGGAGGAATGCCTCTCCCCGTTCGCAAATTTCGTCCAGGCAGTGGCGCTCGCGCCGGTGCTCCACGGGGGGATGAGCCCGTCCATTCCGGTGGACCAGGGGAGGCCCTTCTCGGCGGGGTCGGTGCACTTGATCCCCGTTGAGCCCGCGCCGACTCTGGAGCTGCATCCAGTGAGGGACGGAGGAGTCTTTGCCGCCGGAGCCCTACGCCGCGTCTACAGCGCCGGAGATATACAG GGACTTCATCATGATCAGAAACAGCAGCTGGTTGGTGGCGCATGTGGCAGCACTCCGAGGTCCGACTCCGCTGCACCGCTAGAGGACTCCGCCTTCAAGGTTGGTCGCTACTCCGTCGAGGAGCGCAAACAGAGGATACACAGATATTTGAAGAAAAGGAACGAAAGGAACTTCAATAAGAAGatcaag TACGCCTGCCGGAAAACGCTGGCGGACAGCAGGCCACGAGTCAGGGGAAGGTTTGCCAAGAACGATGACTTCAATGACCCAACTGTGCCAAACTCTAGGCGACACTATGATGACGATGAGGAAGAA GTGGATAACATTGCAGAAGGTAAGGAGCAGGATCTGGTCGACTCCTCCGACATCTTTGCCCACATTAGTGGTGTGAATGCTTTTAACACCAATTTTCCCATTCAGTCTTGGACATAG
- the LOC116253094 gene encoding 60S ribosomal protein L37-3-like: MGKGTGSFGKRRNKTHTLCVRCGRRSFHLQKSRCGSCGYPSARIRKYNWSVKAIRRKTTGTGRMRYLRHMPRRFKSNFREGTEAAPRKRADAASS, encoded by the exons ATG GGGAAGGGAACCGGGAGCTTCGGAAAGAGGAGGAACAAGACCCACACCCTCTGCGTGAGATGCGGTCGCCGGAGTTTCCATCTGCAGAAGAGCCGCTGCGGCTCCTGCGGCTACCCATCTGCCCGCATTAGGAAAT ATAACTGGAGCGTGAAGGCGATCAGGAGGAAGACCACGGGAACGGGCCGTATGCGGTACCTCCGTCACATGCCTCGTCGATTCAAGAGCAATTTCAGAGAAG GAACTGAAGCAGCGCCAAGGAAGAGGGCAGATGCGGCGTCGTCTTAG